A part of Microbulbifer sp. MI-G genomic DNA contains:
- a CDS encoding aspartate carbamoyltransferase, whose translation MDFIGANILSVSQFERADIERVFDVADAMNPYARREKVTRVLEGAILGNMFMEPSTRTRLSFGAAFNLLGGTVRETVGITASAMAKGESLYDTARVLSGYSDVICMRHPQAGSVAEFAAASRVPVVNGGDGANEHPTQALLDLYTIRKELAAQTRTLDDFRIAMIGDLKHGRTVHSLCKLLCLFGKVRVVLVSPPELAMPEAVVEKLCAAGHRVTVTDQLETSIADVNIVYSTRIQEERFASQAEANLYRGRFRLNREIFTRFAQPNTVIMHPLPRDSRAEANELDTDLNEHPSLAIFRQTDNGLLVRMALFALLLGVEGKVHQYAHEVRWHSRRNPVLP comes from the coding sequence ATGGACTTTATCGGAGCCAATATTCTCTCCGTCAGCCAGTTCGAGCGCGCCGATATAGAGCGCGTTTTCGATGTGGCCGACGCTATGAACCCCTATGCCCGCCGTGAAAAAGTGACCCGGGTACTGGAGGGGGCGATCCTCGGCAATATGTTTATGGAGCCGAGCACCCGCACCCGGCTCAGCTTCGGTGCTGCCTTTAACCTGCTCGGCGGTACCGTGCGTGAAACCGTGGGCATTACCGCCAGTGCCATGGCCAAGGGGGAATCCCTATACGATACGGCGCGGGTGTTGTCAGGTTACAGCGATGTGATCTGCATGCGCCATCCGCAAGCGGGCTCTGTGGCGGAGTTTGCCGCTGCGAGCCGGGTGCCGGTGGTCAACGGTGGCGACGGTGCCAATGAACACCCGACCCAGGCACTGCTGGATCTCTATACCATCCGCAAAGAGCTGGCTGCACAGACCCGCACTTTGGACGATTTCCGAATCGCCATGATCGGCGATCTCAAGCACGGCCGCACCGTGCACTCCCTGTGCAAGCTGTTGTGTCTGTTTGGCAAGGTGCGGGTGGTGCTGGTGTCGCCACCGGAGCTGGCGATGCCGGAAGCGGTGGTGGAAAAATTGTGTGCCGCTGGTCATCGGGTGACGGTAACCGACCAGTTGGAGACTTCCATAGCAGATGTGAATATCGTTTATTCCACCCGCATTCAGGAGGAACGCTTCGCCTCCCAGGCGGAGGCCAACCTCTACCGCGGCCGCTTCCGCCTGAACCGGGAAATTTTCACCCGCTTCGCGCAGCCCAACACGGTTATTATGCATCCGCTGCCACGGGATTCCCGCGCCGAGGCCAATGAGCTGGATACCGATTTGAACGAGCATCCGAGCCTGGCCATTTTTCGCCAGACGGATAATGGCCTGTTGGTACGCATGGCGCTGTTTGCATTGCTTCTGGGGGTGGAAGGCAAGGTACACCAATACGCCCACGAAGTGCGCTGGCACAGTCGCCGCAATCCAGTATTACCGTAA
- a CDS encoding DUF3549 family protein, with translation MKAPGTLTALIEGAGFQLHWFDLGRRLQALSESAAEAFEAGRAPWPHPYLRQAWTGLLMRPVAGGEAAVWFLRFPLDEQGKLQLAARDHLLHAMTLELNCGIQCEAAEQLDQLLKRSGLLYTPSMERRAVFHARTGMLLKRPASAHYGPVLDYIRAPKVCRWDTLALQGIADLAVRWKKEKALLLPQIARIASPVFIHLCVCLENERIDHRLAETIKTRAVSTLHSDTPDCAVITAAVRACSHSPAKALRHALLLQLLQDPSTAQSVQLLATIGSCCVTDLENPALARLWLNALAHTENQETFNRLLSDLLFIPQVRASLLTVLRDPGRNALLAQTFGRFLHGSPQ, from the coding sequence GTGAAAGCCCCGGGCACCCTCACCGCCCTGATTGAAGGGGCCGGTTTCCAATTGCACTGGTTCGACCTGGGCCGGCGTCTGCAGGCATTGTCCGAGTCCGCTGCCGAGGCATTTGAGGCGGGGCGGGCACCCTGGCCCCACCCCTACCTGCGCCAGGCCTGGACCGGCCTGTTAATGCGACCGGTAGCGGGTGGTGAAGCCGCTGTCTGGTTTCTGCGTTTCCCTCTGGATGAACAGGGCAAACTGCAACTCGCGGCACGGGACCACCTGTTACACGCAATGACCCTGGAACTCAACTGCGGCATCCAATGCGAAGCGGCGGAGCAGTTGGACCAGTTGCTGAAACGCAGCGGGCTCCTGTACACCCCCTCCATGGAGCGCCGGGCAGTATTTCATGCCCGAACGGGGATGTTGCTAAAAAGACCGGCAAGCGCACACTACGGGCCGGTCCTCGACTATATCCGCGCACCAAAAGTCTGCCGCTGGGACACTCTGGCGTTACAGGGGATTGCCGATTTGGCGGTGCGCTGGAAGAAGGAAAAAGCGTTGCTGCTGCCCCAGATCGCCCGCATTGCCTCCCCGGTATTTATCCACCTCTGTGTATGTCTAGAAAATGAGAGGATCGATCACCGGCTGGCAGAAACCATCAAAACCCGTGCTGTATCCACCCTGCACAGCGATACCCCGGACTGCGCGGTGATTACCGCTGCCGTACGCGCCTGTTCCCACTCGCCGGCAAAAGCGTTGCGGCACGCATTGCTTCTGCAACTGCTGCAAGACCCCAGCACCGCTCAAAGTGTCCAGTTGCTTGCCACCATTGGCAGTTGCTGTGTAACAGACCTGGAAAACCCCGCGCTGGCCAGACTCTGGTTAAACGCACTGGCGCATACGGAAAATCAGGAAACCTTCAACCGGTTGCTCTCAGACTTGCTGTTTATACCGCAAGTGCGGGCATCTTTACTGACGGTTTTGCGCGATCCGGGACGAAATGCACTGCTGGCACAGACATTTGGCCGTTTTCTGCACGGCTCCCCCCAATGA
- a CDS encoding slipin family protein, translated as MVSYFIGLLALAVVLLLMYAIRILREYERAVVFFLGRFQTVKGPGLIIIIPIIQTMERVDLRTVVMDVPTQDVISRDNVSVKVNAVVYYRVINPQSAIINVEYYHEAVSQLSQTTLRSVLGKHELDEMLSERDKLNVDIQNILDEQTDAWGVKVTNVEIKHIDLDESMVRAIAQQAEAERARRAKVIHAEGEAQAALKLTEAADQLSKNANAITLRYMQTMIDIAGANNSSTLVFPLPLDLIEPLLKRGRASGT; from the coding sequence ATGGTCAGCTATTTTATTGGGCTGCTGGCATTGGCAGTGGTACTGCTGTTGATGTATGCCATCCGCATTTTGCGGGAGTATGAACGGGCAGTGGTGTTTTTTCTCGGTCGTTTCCAAACGGTCAAGGGGCCGGGCCTGATCATTATTATCCCCATTATCCAGACCATGGAGCGGGTGGATTTGCGCACTGTGGTGATGGATGTGCCCACCCAGGATGTCATCAGTCGCGATAACGTTTCGGTGAAAGTGAATGCTGTGGTGTACTACCGGGTGATCAATCCGCAGTCTGCCATTATCAATGTGGAGTACTATCACGAAGCGGTAAGCCAGCTGTCTCAGACAACCCTGCGTTCGGTGCTGGGCAAACACGAACTGGATGAAATGCTGTCCGAACGGGACAAGCTGAATGTGGATATACAGAATATTCTGGATGAGCAGACAGATGCCTGGGGGGTTAAGGTCACCAATGTGGAGATCAAGCATATTGATCTCGATGAAAGCATGGTGCGCGCGATAGCCCAGCAGGCAGAGGCCGAGCGCGCGCGGCGGGCCAAGGTCATCCATGCGGAAGGGGAGGCCCAGGCCGCGCTGAAACTCACCGAAGCGGCCGATCAACTGTCTAAGAATGCCAATGCGATTACCCTGCGCTATATGCAGACCATGATCGATATTGCCGGGGCGAACAACAGTTCCACACTGGTGTTCCCCCTGCCGCTGGATCTGATTGAACCGCTTTTGAAACGCGGGAGGGCGTCCGGCACTTAG
- the sbcB gene encoding exodeoxyribonuclease I, with the protein MPPNDGGSVSSSTLYWHDYETWGTDPSVDKPAQFAGIRTDEALTIVGEPLMLYCRPAADCLPQPAASLVTGISPQSALAKGVPEIDFIQRILAELGAPGTCGVGYNSLRFDDEVTRYTLYRNLLDPYEREWRCGNSRWDIIDMVRLTYALRPEGIQWPNREDGAPSFRLQELTAANGIAHEGAHDALSDVHATIDLARLVRKQQPKLYDYVFRLRRKQAVSKLIDMRERRPLLHISGKVSASHGHLTYVMPLASHPVNRNAIIAANLAMDPEPLFNLDADALGERLYTARDQLGEGELPVGLKLIHLNKCPVVAPANMLSDKRAGELGIDRTACEANWQKLRNVDLTKKLHKVYLAQHFPERDVEGALYSGFLSDADRDLCRELHRNLAERGPAALAGEVPFSDQRLPELLFRLRARNFPETLSDQEQQRWQIWCFRRLTEPAAGASITLETYFRQLSELRAQYPERAALIAELENWGDNLLA; encoded by the coding sequence ATGCCGCCAAATGATGGAGGTAGCGTGAGTTCAAGCACTCTTTACTGGCACGATTATGAAACCTGGGGCACAGACCCGAGTGTGGACAAGCCGGCGCAGTTTGCCGGTATCCGAACCGACGAAGCACTCACGATTGTCGGCGAGCCGCTGATGCTGTACTGCCGCCCTGCGGCGGACTGCCTGCCGCAGCCCGCAGCCAGTCTGGTTACCGGCATCAGCCCCCAGAGCGCGCTGGCCAAGGGGGTGCCGGAAATTGATTTTATCCAGCGCATTCTCGCCGAGCTGGGCGCCCCGGGTACTTGCGGTGTGGGTTACAACAGCTTGCGTTTTGATGACGAAGTCACCCGCTACACGCTGTATCGCAACCTGCTCGATCCCTATGAGCGCGAGTGGCGCTGCGGCAACAGTCGCTGGGATATTATCGATATGGTGCGCCTTACCTATGCCCTGCGCCCGGAGGGTATCCAGTGGCCAAACCGGGAGGACGGCGCGCCGTCTTTTCGCCTGCAGGAGCTGACGGCTGCCAATGGTATTGCCCATGAGGGCGCCCACGATGCCCTGTCGGATGTCCACGCCACTATTGATTTGGCGCGGCTGGTGCGCAAGCAGCAGCCCAAACTGTATGATTATGTCTTCCGCCTGCGCCGCAAGCAGGCGGTGAGCAAGTTGATTGATATGCGCGAGCGCCGCCCGCTGCTGCATATCTCCGGTAAGGTTTCCGCCAGCCATGGCCATTTGACCTATGTGATGCCGCTGGCCAGTCATCCGGTGAACCGCAATGCCATTATTGCCGCCAACCTGGCCATGGACCCGGAGCCGCTGTTTAACCTGGATGCGGACGCGCTGGGGGAGCGGCTTTACACTGCCCGTGACCAGCTTGGCGAGGGCGAGCTGCCGGTGGGGCTCAAGCTGATCCACCTGAACAAGTGCCCGGTAGTGGCCCCGGCGAATATGCTCAGTGACAAGCGTGCAGGGGAGTTGGGTATTGACCGCACCGCCTGCGAGGCCAACTGGCAAAAGCTGCGCAATGTCGATCTCACAAAAAAACTGCACAAAGTGTATCTCGCTCAACATTTCCCCGAGCGCGATGTCGAGGGGGCTCTCTACAGCGGATTCCTCAGTGATGCCGACCGGGATCTGTGCCGCGAGCTGCATCGCAACCTCGCTGAGCGCGGGCCGGCGGCTCTGGCCGGCGAGGTGCCCTTCAGCGATCAGCGCCTGCCGGAATTGTTGTTCCGTCTGCGTGCGCGCAACTTCCCGGAGACCTTGTCCGACCAGGAGCAGCAGCGCTGGCAGATATGGTGCTTCCGGCGCCTGACCGAACCCGCTGCGGGGGCTTCCATTACGCTGGAGACCTACTTCCGCCAGCTCAGCGAGTTGCGCGCGCAGTATCCGGAGCGGGCTGCGCTGATCGCTGAACTGGAGAACTGGGGCGATAACCTGTTGGCTTGA
- the pgi gene encoding glucose-6-phosphate isomerase, with translation MTSESLALNRATDIRQLRSHYEQHKWSLRKLFSTDPDRAAHFSLEAAGIYLDYSKNHLRRDTLQLLLDYAADQQLNDQIAALLSGAIVNNTEHRPALHTALRFQGQPQTEHERAVEDCRTQMRQFSESIHQQTWRGFNGNPIRHIVHIGIGGSDLGPRMVVEALHPWHKAHLQVHFVANIDGADLDDTLVNLHPQETLFIVASKSFSTLETRENALSARRWILAGGCTEKQLAKHFVAVSSNVVAAQDFGIAPENIFPMWSWVGGRYSLWSAIGLPIVLACGYEVFEQLLQGAHAMDQHFATTPLKHNLPVVMALVHFWYRQCWHTGSQVVLPYAQRLARFPAWLQQLDMESLGKSVDRSGRALDYPSGSVIWGTEGSNGQHSFHQLLHQGTDLIPADFIAVKAPTSQLHAQHRWLLACCISQSQALLQGKSLHQARQELEEAGYTHREAHALAPHKVIPGNRPSNTLILEKLDPHHLGALLALYEHKVYVGGCLLGINPFDQWGVELGKQLSSKIHSAAGGAVPEDWDSSTRSLMEKLL, from the coding sequence ATGACAAGTGAAAGCCTGGCGCTGAATCGCGCCACAGACATACGACAGTTGCGATCCCATTACGAACAACACAAGTGGTCCCTGCGCAAGCTTTTCTCCACCGACCCAGACCGCGCTGCACACTTTAGCCTGGAAGCTGCAGGGATCTACCTGGACTACAGTAAAAACCATTTGCGCAGGGATACTCTGCAACTATTGCTGGATTACGCCGCAGACCAGCAGTTAAACGATCAAATCGCCGCGCTGCTCAGTGGAGCCATTGTCAACAATACCGAGCATCGTCCGGCCCTGCACACCGCCCTGCGCTTTCAGGGGCAGCCGCAAACCGAACACGAGCGCGCCGTGGAGGATTGCCGCACACAAATGCGACAGTTCTCCGAGAGCATCCACCAGCAAACCTGGCGGGGTTTTAACGGCAACCCCATTCGCCATATTGTCCATATCGGCATCGGCGGCTCCGATCTCGGCCCGCGCATGGTGGTGGAGGCGCTGCACCCGTGGCACAAAGCGCATCTCCAGGTACATTTTGTGGCGAATATTGACGGTGCCGATCTGGACGATACCCTCGTGAATCTGCACCCACAGGAAACCCTGTTTATTGTGGCCTCGAAGTCTTTTTCCACCCTGGAAACCCGCGAGAATGCCCTGTCCGCGCGCCGCTGGATTCTGGCCGGTGGCTGCACCGAAAAGCAACTCGCCAAACACTTTGTTGCGGTGAGCAGCAATGTGGTTGCCGCCCAGGATTTCGGGATCGCTCCCGAGAATATTTTTCCCATGTGGAGCTGGGTAGGCGGGCGTTATTCGCTCTGGTCCGCGATCGGACTGCCGATCGTATTGGCCTGCGGTTACGAGGTCTTCGAGCAGTTACTGCAGGGCGCTCACGCAATGGACCAGCACTTTGCCACCACGCCACTGAAACACAATCTGCCGGTGGTCATGGCACTTGTCCACTTCTGGTACCGCCAGTGCTGGCACACGGGCAGCCAGGTGGTGCTTCCCTATGCACAGCGACTGGCCAGGTTCCCCGCCTGGCTGCAGCAGCTGGACATGGAGAGCCTGGGTAAAAGTGTGGATAGAAGCGGGCGGGCTCTGGACTACCCCAGCGGGAGCGTGATCTGGGGCACAGAGGGCAGCAACGGACAGCACTCCTTCCACCAGTTGCTGCATCAGGGGACCGATCTGATCCCCGCGGATTTTATTGCCGTCAAGGCTCCAACCTCGCAATTGCACGCGCAACACCGCTGGCTGCTGGCCTGTTGTATCAGCCAGAGCCAGGCCCTCTTGCAAGGGAAGTCCCTGCACCAGGCCCGCCAGGAACTGGAGGAGGCCGGTTATACCCACCGCGAGGCCCACGCCCTGGCGCCCCACAAGGTGATTCCGGGCAACCGCCCCAGCAACACCCTGATTCTGGAAAAGTTGGACCCCCACCACCTGGGAGCCCTGCTGGCGCTTTACGAGCACAAGGTCTATGTGGGCGGCTGCCTGCTGGGTATCAATCCCTTTGATCAGTGGGGGGTGGAACTGGGCAAACAACTGAGCTCAAAAATCCACAGTGCCGCCGGTGGCGCGGTGCCCGAGGACTGGGACAGTTCAACCCGCAGCCTGATGGAAAAGCTGTTGTAA
- a CDS encoding haloacid dehalogenase type II translates to MVNWKFYYTMLWVIFSMTAYVIPAQSLATGITTKPKVIIFDVNETLLDLEPVRRSVAKILGEREDLLPLWFTTMLHYSLVETLSDTYHDFGEIGTAALMMVAETQGIKLTYAQAKNAIVTPLGSLPPHADVAPGLATLSKGDYKIVSLTNSSFKGVEKQLKHAGLSDFFDKSYSVEAIRKYKPHPDTYRLVLKDLGVQPAEAMMVAAHAWDLMGAKNVGLQTVFVARPGKPLYPFMSKPDHVVKNLQEMISIVGIPGKN, encoded by the coding sequence GTGGTGAACTGGAAGTTCTATTACACAATGTTGTGGGTGATTTTTTCTATGACAGCCTATGTAATTCCCGCTCAATCTCTTGCAACCGGTATCACAACCAAGCCAAAGGTGATTATTTTTGATGTTAATGAAACGCTTTTGGATCTCGAGCCTGTCAGGCGATCTGTTGCTAAAATTTTAGGGGAACGCGAAGATCTGCTGCCGCTGTGGTTTACAACCATGCTGCATTATTCACTAGTGGAAACCCTCAGTGATACATATCACGACTTTGGTGAAATCGGTACTGCCGCACTAATGATGGTCGCTGAAACACAGGGTATTAAGCTCACCTATGCACAAGCCAAAAATGCCATCGTCACGCCGCTGGGCTCACTGCCACCACATGCGGATGTTGCGCCTGGCTTGGCGACTTTGTCAAAGGGGGACTACAAGATCGTCAGCCTGACAAACTCCTCTTTCAAGGGGGTGGAAAAGCAGCTCAAACATGCCGGACTGAGTGATTTTTTTGACAAAAGCTACAGTGTGGAAGCCATACGGAAGTACAAACCCCATCCCGATACGTATCGACTGGTACTGAAGGACCTTGGTGTGCAGCCCGCAGAGGCCATGATGGTGGCGGCGCACGCCTGGGATTTGATGGGGGCAAAGAATGTGGGTCTGCAAACGGTTTTTGTCGCCCGCCCAGGTAAGCCACTGTATCCATTTATGTCAAAGCCCGACCATGTTGTTAAAAATTTGCAAGAGATGATAAGTATTGTCGGCATACCCGGAAAAAATTAA
- a CDS encoding NfeD family protein, with protein sequence MLHQISPAVFLRSVATLALFLALLVAGSSAQEEPFPHVALMSISGAIGPATTDYFTRATEEAQARGAQLILVHIDTPGGLDAASRDIIQHILSSPIPVATYVYPSGARAASAGTYILYASQIAAMAPATTLGAATPVQIGGPPGTPTPGGKPAEREQPQEKEKERENGEDSEGDKEEKPLSGTAMERKVINDSVAFIRGLAQRHGRNADWAEKAVREAATLTAPEALEMHVIDIVAKNDQDLLQQIAGRTVLLDAGEETISSDVAELPIESYEPDWRNELLALITNPQVAYILLLIGIYGLIFEGYSPGAFVPGIVGVICLLLAFYALQVLPVNYAGLALIIVGALLIVAELFMPSFGALGIGGVIALVIGSVMLIDTDVPGMQVSRKLIGAIAGVSGLFLLIFLMAVRRSLRKPRVPIEQALVGRTAVVSDVQPLEILVHLDGEIWRAKSEDSLVPGQQVRVIAQQGLLLSVEAC encoded by the coding sequence ATGTTGCACCAGATTTCGCCTGCGGTATTCTTGCGCAGTGTCGCCACCCTGGCGCTGTTTCTCGCTCTATTGGTTGCCGGAAGTAGCGCTCAGGAGGAACCCTTTCCCCACGTTGCCCTGATGTCAATCAGCGGCGCTATAGGCCCCGCCACCACCGATTACTTTACACGCGCGACGGAGGAGGCACAGGCGCGCGGCGCGCAACTTATTCTTGTACATATCGATACCCCGGGCGGTCTCGATGCCGCTTCCCGCGATATTATCCAGCATATCCTCTCCTCCCCGATCCCTGTTGCCACCTATGTGTACCCCTCCGGCGCGCGCGCTGCCAGTGCCGGTACCTATATCCTCTATGCCAGCCAAATCGCAGCGATGGCCCCGGCCACCACCCTGGGAGCTGCAACGCCGGTGCAGATCGGTGGGCCTCCGGGAACACCCACTCCGGGTGGGAAACCCGCGGAGCGTGAACAACCACAGGAGAAGGAAAAGGAGCGGGAAAACGGCGAAGACAGTGAGGGGGACAAGGAGGAGAAGCCGCTGAGCGGCACTGCCATGGAGCGCAAGGTGATCAATGATTCCGTGGCCTTTATCCGGGGTCTGGCGCAGCGCCACGGGCGCAACGCCGATTGGGCGGAGAAAGCTGTGCGCGAGGCGGCGACCCTGACTGCCCCTGAGGCACTGGAAATGCATGTGATCGATATTGTGGCCAAGAACGATCAGGATTTGTTGCAGCAGATTGCAGGGCGCACAGTACTGCTCGATGCCGGAGAGGAGACGATTTCCTCTGATGTGGCCGAACTGCCTATTGAAAGCTATGAACCGGACTGGCGCAATGAGTTGCTGGCGCTGATTACCAATCCACAAGTGGCCTATATCCTGCTGTTGATCGGTATCTATGGCCTGATTTTTGAGGGCTACAGTCCCGGTGCCTTTGTACCGGGCATTGTCGGGGTCATCTGCCTGTTGTTGGCATTTTATGCCCTGCAGGTATTGCCGGTGAACTACGCTGGCCTGGCATTGATCATTGTCGGGGCTCTGCTGATTGTGGCGGAGCTCTTTATGCCGAGTTTTGGCGCCCTGGGTATAGGCGGGGTCATTGCGTTGGTGATTGGTTCTGTCATGTTGATTGACACCGATGTGCCGGGCATGCAGGTGTCCCGCAAGCTGATTGGTGCGATTGCCGGCGTGAGCGGGCTGTTTCTGCTGATTTTTTTAATGGCGGTGCGCAGGAGTCTGCGCAAACCGCGGGTTCCCATAGAGCAGGCACTGGTGGGGCGCACAGCGGTGGTCAGTGATGTGCAGCCGTTGGAAATCCTCGTGCATCTGGATGGGGAAATTTGGCGGGCAAAGAGTGAGGATAGCCTGGTGCCCGGTCAGCAGGTGCGCGTTATCGCCCAACAGGGTTTACTGCTGTCTGTGGAAGCCTGTTAG
- the argS gene encoding arginine--tRNA ligase, whose translation MNIRQRLSDQFQAAMIAAGIPEDCGPVVAPAKKAGFGDYQANGAMAAAKRMGTNPRELASRILEQLDKGEMIERVEIAGPGFMNIHLSEPWLGRQLAIAKGDKRLNIAPVAEPRTVVIDYSSPNLAKEMHVGHLRTTIIGDALARLLEFQGHTVIRQNHMGDWGTQFGMLLAHLSDKLADSNAEVALADLEVFYREAKVRFDDEEGFADRARDYVVQLQGGDEQCLKLWKQFITVSISHCEDIYSRLNVTLKHRDIYAESEYNDDLPVLVKELLDNGIAVEDQGAIVVFLEEMADKEGNPSPMIIQKKGGGYLYATTDLAAIRYRANQLKADRMLYVVDARQSLHLQQAFTASRKAGFVAESVALEHCTFGTMMGNDGKPFKTRTGGTVKLAALLDEAVERAEKLVAGKNPQLDANTCAEIARKVGIGAVKYADLSKTRTNDYLFNWESMLSFEGNTAPYLQYAYTRVRSIFRKAGIAPSELQGEILLETAEERALGIKLAQFGEVLDQVAKDTFPHVLCTYLYELASTYMRFYEACPVLKEGVGEKHRQSRLQLCALVARTIATGLDLLGIEVMEQM comes from the coding sequence ATGAATATTCGCCAACGCCTCTCCGATCAATTCCAGGCCGCCATGATCGCCGCCGGTATTCCCGAAGACTGCGGCCCCGTCGTGGCACCTGCGAAGAAAGCCGGATTTGGCGACTACCAGGCCAACGGTGCCATGGCCGCCGCCAAGCGCATGGGCACCAACCCCCGCGAGCTGGCCAGCAGGATCCTTGAGCAGCTGGACAAGGGGGAGATGATTGAGAGGGTCGAGATCGCCGGCCCCGGTTTTATGAACATTCACCTGAGTGAGCCGTGGCTGGGTCGGCAACTGGCTATTGCCAAAGGGGATAAGCGCCTGAATATCGCCCCGGTGGCAGAACCAAGGACCGTGGTGATCGACTATTCCAGCCCCAACCTGGCCAAGGAAATGCATGTGGGCCACCTGCGCACCACGATTATTGGTGATGCCCTGGCGCGCCTGCTGGAATTCCAGGGTCACACAGTGATTCGACAGAACCATATGGGCGACTGGGGCACCCAGTTCGGCATGTTGCTGGCGCATCTGTCCGACAAGCTGGCCGATAGCAATGCGGAAGTGGCGCTGGCCGACCTGGAGGTTTTCTACCGGGAAGCCAAGGTGCGCTTTGACGACGAGGAAGGCTTCGCCGACCGCGCGCGCGATTATGTGGTGCAACTGCAAGGCGGCGACGAACAGTGCCTGAAGCTGTGGAAACAGTTTATCACTGTCTCCATCAGCCACTGCGAGGACATCTACTCCAGGCTGAATGTCACCCTCAAACACAGAGACATTTACGCTGAGAGCGAGTACAACGACGACCTGCCGGTACTGGTGAAAGAACTGCTGGATAACGGCATCGCCGTGGAAGATCAGGGCGCCATCGTGGTATTTTTGGAAGAGATGGCCGATAAAGAGGGCAACCCCAGCCCGATGATAATCCAGAAAAAAGGCGGCGGTTACCTGTACGCCACCACCGACCTGGCCGCCATCCGCTACCGCGCCAACCAGCTCAAGGCCGATCGCATGCTCTACGTGGTGGATGCGCGCCAGTCCCTGCACTTGCAACAGGCGTTCACCGCTTCGCGCAAAGCGGGTTTTGTGGCGGAATCCGTTGCCCTGGAGCACTGCACATTCGGCACCATGATGGGCAACGACGGCAAGCCGTTTAAAACCCGTACCGGCGGCACGGTAAAACTGGCAGCCCTGCTGGACGAAGCGGTGGAGCGTGCGGAAAAGCTGGTGGCCGGGAAAAACCCCCAGTTGGATGCAAACACCTGTGCAGAGATCGCCCGCAAGGTAGGTATCGGCGCGGTGAAATATGCCGACCTGAGCAAGACTCGCACCAACGACTACCTCTTCAACTGGGAATCCATGCTCAGCTTCGAGGGCAACACCGCCCCCTACCTGCAATATGCTTATACCCGTGTGCGCAGTATTTTCCGCAAAGCCGGTATTGCGCCAAGCGAGCTGCAGGGCGAAATCCTGCTGGAAACAGCGGAAGAACGCGCCCTGGGCATCAAACTGGCCCAGTTTGGTGAAGTGCTGGACCAGGTGGCCAAAGACACCTTCCCGCACGTGTTGTGTACCTACCTGTACGAGCTGGCCAGTACCTATATGCGCTTCTACGAAGCCTGTCCGGTGCTGAAAGAAGGCGTGGGCGAAAAACACCGGCAAAGCCGCCTGCAGTTATGTGCACTGGTAGCCCGCACCATCGCTACCGGTCTTGACCTGCTTGGTATTGAAGTGATGGAGCAGATGTAG